The following proteins are encoded in a genomic region of Lemur catta isolate mLemCat1 chromosome 10, mLemCat1.pri, whole genome shotgun sequence:
- the MYORG gene encoding myogenesis-regulating glycosidase — translation MPQNPQEKSQASPRRRRPGCHADQKSPEDIAVTAMYTFLPDNFSPTKPKPSKELKPLLGSAVLGLLLVLAAVVAWCYYSASLRKAERLRTELLDLNRGGFSIRNQKGEQVFRMAFRSGALDLDSCSREGALLGCSRTADGRPLHFFIQTVRPKDTVMCYRVRWEEAAPGRAVEHAMFLGDAAAHWYGGAEMRTQHWPIRLDGQLEPQPFVTSDVYSSNAAFGGILERYWLSSRAAAIKVNDSVPFHLGWNNTERSLRLQARYHNTPYKPPAGLTAAAPELSYRVCVGSDVTSIHKYMVRRYFNKPSRVPAPEAFRDPIWSTWALYGRAVDQDKVLRFAQEIRQHRFNSSHLEIDDMYTPAYGDFDFDEAKFPNASVMFHRLRDAGFRVTLWVHPFVNYNSSRFGEGVERELFVREPTGRLPALVRWWNGIGAVLDFTRPEARDWFQGHLRRLRSRYAVASFKFDAGEVSYLPRDFSTYRPLPDPSVWSRRYTEMALPFFSLAEVRVGYQSQNISCFFRLVDRDSVWGYDLGLRSLIPAVLTVSMLGYPFILPDMVGGNAVPERTAGGSDVPERELYIRWLEVAAFMPAMQFSIPPWRYDAEVVSIAHKFAALRALLVAPLLLELAGEVTDTGDPIVRPLWWIAPGDETAHRIDSQFLIGDTLLVAPVLEPGKQERDVYLPAGKWRSYKGELFDKTPVLLTDYPVDLDEVAYFVWAS, via the coding sequence ATGCCCCAGAACCCTCAGGAGAAGAGCCAGGCcagcccccgccgccgccgccctggTTGCCACGCAGACCAAAAGAGCCCCGAGGACATCGCAGTCACAGCTATGTACACGTTCCTGCCCGACAACTTCTCGCCGACTAAGCCCAAGCCGTCCAAAGAGCTGAAGCCACTGCTGGGCTCAGCGGTGCTGGGGCTGCTGCTGGTGCTGGCAGCGGTGGTGGCCTGGTGCTACTACAGCGCCTCCCTACGCAAGGCGGAACGCCTTCGCACCGAGCTGCTGGACCTCAACCGCGGCGGCTTCTCCATCCGCAACCAGAAGGGCGAGCAGGTCTTCCGCATGGCCTTCCGCTCCGGCGCGCTGGACCTCGACTCCTGCAGCCGAGAGGGCGCGCTGCTTGGCTGCTCACGCACGGCCGACGGGCGCCCGCTGCACTTCTTCATCCAGACCGTGCGGCCCAAGGACACAGTCATGTGCTACCGCGTGCGCTGGGAGGAGGCGGCGCCCGGGCGGGCCGTGGAGCACGCCATGTTCCTCGGCGACGCGGCAGCGCACTGGTATGGCGGTGCCGAGATGAGGACGCAACACTGGCCCATCCGACTGGACGGCCAGCTGGAGCCGCAGCCATTCGTCACCAGCGACGTCTACTCCTCCAACGCCGCCTTCGGAGGCATTCTCGAGCGCTACTGGCTGTCTTCACGTGCGGCCGCCATCAAAGTCAACGACTCGGTGCCCTTCCACCTGGGCTGGAACAACACGGAGCGCTCGCTGCGGCTGCAGGCGCGCTACCACAACACGCCCTACAAGCCGCCCGCCGGCCTCACAGCGGCGGCGCCGGAGCTAAGCTACCGTGTGTGCGTGGGCTCAGACGTCACCTCCATCCACAAGTACATGGTTCGGCGCTACTTCAACAAGCCCTCTAGGGTGCCAGCGCCGGAGGCCTTCCGAGACCCCATTTGGTCCACGTGGGCGCTGTACGGGCGCGCTGTGGACCAAGACAAGGTGCTGCGTTTTGCCCAAGAGATCCGCCAGCACCGGTTCAACAGCAGCCACCTGGAAATTGACGACATGTACACGCCCGCCTATGGCGACTTTGACTTCGACGAGGCCAAGTTCCCCAATGCCAGTGTTATGTTCCACCGCCTGCGCGACGCCGGCTTCCGCGTCACACTCTGGGTGCACCCCTTCGTGAACTACAACTCGTCGCGCTTCGGCGAGGGCGTGGAGCGCGAGCTGTTCGTGCGGGAGCCCACCGGCCGGCTGCCCGCGCTGGTGCGCTGGTGGAACGGCATCGGTGCGGTGCTCGACTTCACGCGCCCGGAGGCCCGCGACTGGTTCCAGGGACACTTGCGGCGGCTGCGCTCTCGCTACGCCGTGGCCTCCTTCAAGTTCGACGCGGGTGAGGTTAGCTACCTGCCGCGGGACTTCAGCACCTACAGGCCGCTGCCCGACCCCAGCGTATGGAGCCGGCGCTACACTGAGATGGCGCTGCCCTTCTTCTCGCTGGCCGAGGTCCGAGTGGGGTACCAGTCACAAAACATCTCGTGCTTCTTCCGCCTGGTGGACCGCGACTCGGTGTGGGGCTACGACCTGGGGCTGCGCTCGCTCATCCCTGCGGTGCTCACCGTCAGCATGCTGGGCTACCCGTTCATCCTACCCGATATGGTGGGCGGCAACGCGGTGCCCGAGCGCACGGCGGGCGGCAGCGATGTGCCCGAGCGCGAGCTCTACATTCGCTGGCTGGAGGTGGCCGCCTTCATGCCAGCCATGCAGTTCTCCATCCCGCCCTGGCGATACGACGCGGAAGTGGTGTCTATTGCCCACAAGTTCGCCGCACTGCGGGCCTTGCTTGTGGCGCCGCTATTGCTTGAGCTGGCCGGTGAGGTCACTGACACGGGCGACCCCATCGTACGCCCCCTTTGGTGGATCGCGCCCGGCGACGAGACAGCTCACCGCATCGATTCGCAGTTCCTTATTGGGGACACGCTGCTGGTAGCGCCGGTGCTGGAACCCGGCAAGCAGGAGCGCGACGTCTACCTGCCGGCGGGCAAGTGGCGCAGCTACAAGGGCGAGCTTTTCGACAAGACGCCCGTGCTGCTTACCGATTACCCAGTCGACCTGGACGAGGTCGCCTACTTTGTCTGGGCGTCCTGA